Within the Miscanthus floridulus cultivar M001 chromosome 2, ASM1932011v1, whole genome shotgun sequence genome, the region TTATTATATAATCGCACAAATATGACACACTGTAAAATCACATAAACCACAAATTTCCATAATCATAGCATGATCCACATATTGTGGAATGATCTCAAACATAGTGCTTGTTTAGAACAAATCGTAGTATATGTACATAACGATATGGCTCAAGAGAGCAAACACACGTAgtccatactagaaagaaaaATTCAAGAACTAGCTATGATTCCTAAAGTCCACTGCTTCTTCCTGTGCGCATTGATGTAGGAATTCAACCATTAATCATTTCAACCTGCAAAGAAAATTTAAGTTGTAACATTACAAATTAAGGCACATATATACATTGATGTAAAGTTAGGAAAGCTAGTTTTGAACATACAAACATCGAAGGCCAAGCAATTTGGACTCCTTTGGCATGAGCATCACCAATATTGTCGCACCCAAGCATAGGCCTCACTAATGGCTCATCTTTTGTTATAGGATGATTGATACGCACTTTGTAGAATTGACTTCCTATCTTAACTCCACCAACAAGGGCTTCTGGATTAGTGCTCAAGAGAGTTGCATATGCCACATTAGCCTTATTAGGATATTTCGAAGTCATTAGTAGCACTGTGGACCCAACCTACATTAATTTGACATAATCTCTTAGTGACCAGCAACCCTTTAGTTGTACATCGTGATCATGCATTTAGAACAAGTGATATGTTCAACTACCTTCATTAGAGAAAGTCGTTTAGGTGTTTGGCGCCTGTAGCTTTAGCCTTGTCATGAGCCACCTCCTGGTGTGCAATCGTTCTAGTATCTACAAGCCCTCCATGATGTCCCTTACACATGTCAAATGAAAGTACAAAATAATAAGACACAAAATCTACTATAATTATAGCAAAGTGTGGTTCATAGATACCTTTTGTTTCTTTGGTATTATTCTACTTGTGGTGGAACTCCTTTGACAAGAATCAAACTGAACGGAAGAGAAAGGCAATTGTATTTATACACTGTTATAGACATCTTAAATAACTAGCATTACAAGTCTAATATATTTTATTCAATGGTACATTGAAATAGTGTACCTCTGTTGGTGCAAAATCATTATGGAGGTGTCGTTCAAATATTGCATGTGCTTCTGCTTCTTCTACTTCCTTGTCATTATTGTCACTTTGGCACTGATTCCAATTCAAAATCGTTCAAATGATAATTAGTAGGTAAAATATTAACATGTACTAAACTAAGAGTATATTGTTGTTCTTAAATACAAGAAACCAGTTGATAACCTTTTCTCCAGATAAAAGTACATTGTCATCATCACTAAATTCAAACTCACATGTTTCTTTATTCTAGTAAACAGAAAAGACAGTAGCATTAGCTGTTATAAAAATCCTTTATGGATGCATAAGCATTAAATTCACAAGCAAGGGTGACTTTACCAATTCATCCCTATGTTTGAGGAATCCCTCATTCTGGTTGGGTGCACCACACTGGACTCTCTAAAATTTTGAAAGGATATTAAAGCCAAAATACTAGTTTAGGTGAAAACATGGAAAATAGTGCAAATACCTTTCTTTTAGAATTCAGTACTTGATTCTGAGAATTGTTGTGATCACTCCTAGCACAATTTCCCTAAAAAAGATATAAAGTTTGAATAACGCATTTCAATACAGAGTTACAAAATTAAGCTGTACATTCTTACCATTGTTGCTTCTTGGTTCTCATTGTGCCTCTGATTGTTTTTTAGTTCTTCGATAACTTTGTCTTGCATTCTAGAATGCTCTTTGAGTTGCCTTATTTCCTCCAACATGTGAACCTCTACATCAGATGATGAGCCATCTAGTGAAACTATATTAATGTCCTTAAAATGGTGTGTTTTTCGACCATAAACTTGTTTCGGAACCGGAAGCAATCCCATGCCGTGCACTTGTCCAGCTTTTTCTTCTCCCAACACCTGATGTAATGCATCACCTTCCCATGCAACTCTGCCCTCACTATTTTGTGCTAACTCTGGTTGTGTGTCTAGGAGATTTTCCAATTGAACCTACAACAATGAAATCCAGAcatcagaaaacaaaaataattaTATATTGCAAAAAAGTTCCCATGTGCATGTAGCATACCACTGGCTCATTTATCCCTTTTCCCCTTTTCCTGTGAGTGGCTAGATAAACCTTTGCTCTATGTGGCTGTTTTTTTTCAGGATCAGCTTGCCTCTGCAAAAATAGTAGTAAaggaaaagcaagaagaatcatatataatttttttaCGAGAAGATGTACTCACCATGTCCTCAGACCAACGAGCATAACTCTTTGTACCTGCTGTATGAGTTGTCTTCCTCATTTCACGACTTATTTTGTTCTTTTCACTAAGGGTCTACAAGAAAAGTAAATTATTAAATAATGAACCATTATACATGTAGAAATCAACAATAGTAGACGATGATAGTAAAAAATACCAAACAGTGTAAATAGTGGTGCCTTACTTTTCCTTCTTCGGACTTCCAGTATCCTACTAGGGCCTTCCATTCAGCTTCAACAATATCATCTGGACAACGCTTGTTCAAAACAGACCTTTTCTTCTTTGGATTAAATAGTGTCTTTTTTAATGTTGCCTTGTAttttctccaatctcttccaaTTGATTTGAATATCCATTTCTCACATGAATGAGGATACAAGAACTTTGTCTAAAATAAGAAAGTCACTAAAGAATGAATTTGACTTCATGACATGATAACAATCACATCTTTTAAACAATGAAATCTGCACCAAACACTCTTGCCTATCATCTGGCCACGTGGGCTCACAATATTATATGAGCTAAACGCTACTGCACTCAACACTTAAGATGTAATTCACTTCACAAATTCAATTACACTTGAATAAAAAAACCAAATCATCATCCCAAATAACCTCTCATCTATTCAAGATATATCAGGTTTATTTTCGAACTGAAACAAAAACAAAGATGGCTAGAGACAAACTGATGTAGGTGCTAAGAGCGAAGAAAGAGCTAACCTGTACAAATTGAATGATGGTTTCTCCATAGTCTTTCTTAACTTTTCTCCAATCTTTGGCACCAACCGGACAGTAACCACCATTTCTTGCTATGGTGCCCAAAAATTGGCCTAAAAGGCCACCTTCTTTTCCAATGGGCGGTCCAAGCTTATTACatcttactactatcctatctccGTCAAGTAGATCCCAAACATGTGTTAAAACAGTCCCCTTTCGCTTTTTAGGTTCTTTGTCGCCATTAGCTATTAAAAATAGAATGACAGTGATAGTAACTAGTTAAGATACAGTCCATATGAATGAGATTGATCTAACTACATTTGTACCTGATGTGTTCTGGTTCTCATCATCGCGCTGCTCAACCTCGTTAGCATATAGTGCTTCAGTATGCATTAAATTTAatgctttctttttctttgtacCTCCTCTTCCTGCTAAACAAATTTTGAATAGGCTAATCTTGGATGAAAATAAATCATTGATAACTACCATGATAATGAATAGTTAAGTTGTACTTGAATAATCAGATATACATACAGAAGAGTAAAATTATATGTTCATTCTAATACCTTTAGTTTTTTTTGGTTTAGATTTGGATGGTTCTTTGTTGGACTTGGTAGGCGCTAAAGTGGCCAGTCTGTCCTTTGTCACAAACAAGCTAACAATCTTTTTGCTCTCACACTCGTTAAGCATTTTCATCACTTCAGTATCTTGTTCTAGTACAACCAATCTATCTTTTCGCTTGTAGTATAGATAGTCAACTGATGAGTATCCATGATCCTTGATCAAATCAATCAGGTTCCAGTAGCATATCACATCTCTGTCCATTTCCGTTTTCACATGTCTCTCTCCTTCAGGTGCCCCATCACATTCAAGATTTATGGTCCAATTATCCACCGCCATGGTTGCACAATCTAAATAAAATATAGTACCAATAGAAAATTAAGAATAAAGATAACAGAAGAGTAACAATTAGATTAAAGTGCATATATGTAATGTTATTTGAACTTGGAGCTTGAGAACAAGTGAAGTGCTACGGTTCAGATAGAATGGTCAAAAGGATGGCATATTAGCTTTATATATAATACTTGTGTTTTTGCTCAGGTATGTAAAGATTTGATGCCACTAGGCAATAGAATTTTGAAACCTTATATCAGCACATAGTAATATCAGATTGCTAAATTTCCAACCATTGCAAAATATGACAATTAATCTTTGCAGGCACCAACAACTAATTTTACATGCAGGAAAACAGAACTAGCCAAAATTTTTAATCTTTGCAGGCACCAACAAAATATTTTTACATGAAGAGAAATAAATTAGACCCTCAACACATATCAAGATGTAAGAAAGAACAATCTTTTTATTCATCTACAGGTCTAGACCAGACATGCAAGATTTTTTTTGAGTTGTAAAATAGACATCCTCAGTCAAAATAAATTGTCATAATGATCAATCAGTTCACAACCTATATGAGGCAAATACCACTTGTGAGGTTGAGGAAAACAGAGCAGAACTACATACAGCTGCAGACTTTTGTCACCCAGCGTATCTGGCATATTCAAGTCATTGCCTTCAGTACTACTACCCCAACTTGACTCCAGTAGTTAAAATCTTGTGAAAAGTGATTCTGAAATATCTTTTGTGTGAAAAGCGGTGCATTTAAGTATTCTGAAGGTGGAGGCACAACTTTAGTTTCTAGTTTTACAGAACCAAAATGATTGATCTGTGCAGACTAAATTTACAAGGGCAGGGACAGAGCGGCTGCGACGAACTTTGCCGACGGGTTCAAGGTGGCCGGGAACTGCTTGGGCTCGGACACGCAAGCAGCTGCGTGGAAGCGTGCGCGAGCGCGGCACCGGAGGGCGGTGGCTGACGGTGAAGCTGCTGCGTGGCAGCTGCTTGCTGCTGCTACTGTTCTCAACTGAAACagccctcttcctctctctctttctcctgaTTTCGCAAAACAGCAAGATGATCGGCCTTAAGAAAAGTTGGTCATCTACAAGAGCTCACCATCTTTCCTTAAGGGACCATCATCAAAAGATCACTGGTTTTAAAGATTTTGAATTCAGAAGATGGGCACTGTGAAACTGTAACTGAAACCACATTCAGAGTTGTGGAAAACTGATTTTACTTATCAAACCTTGCCAATTAACTAATGGATAACCATTTGTCAAACATCGCAACCAACTAGAATTATCATATCTGAAGCAATCTACCAAACAATGGAACAAAAATTTGGACAAATTTTATTCCTATACTTCTAGTGTATACTACCTATAGGATGAGGCCCAAGGGGGATTTGTATGCCTAGGGCAATGATCATGGAGCGATAAGGCAGTAGGAGACTAGGACATCGGCATCGGGTACCTCAAGCGGCACAGGGTTCCGTTCGCTGACTGGCCCGCTTGTGAAGAGGGCCGATGATTTGGGAATTGTGGGAGCGGACGAGGAGTTGAAGAGAAGCATACCTAGCGATCTAGGCTGGACGGACGAACTGATCCGGCTGCCACGAGCATGGATCAGCTGCCGGCGGTCGGTCCTCTGCTTGACCGAGATTCTCTTTCTGATGGGGTCGGGGAACTCGACGACACGCTCGCTCGGCCGGCAATTGGCCACTTCACCTCCGTCGAGCCCGTTCGCCACCGCCGGCCTTGGAGCTGCGGTCAGTTACTCAGTTCGTGGAAATGAGGAGGGAGTTGGAGTTTTTTCAGCTAGATTCAATTATTCGATACGACTGAGTCACCGAGAGGGGCATCTGTTTGGCGACAGATGTATTGTTCGGAGGGAAAATTTGGTGGGAAATACTTTGTCTATTTTTTTTGGAGGGAAACTAATGTTCCATGTCTCTTGATTCTAGATTGGTTTTGTGATAATATTAATAATGACACGTATATTAGTTTTGTGATAATATTAATAATATGTACCAAATTAGTGTATTTTAAACTAATGTCTAATAATAATTTTAATTTTTACATTAACACATAAATGAATTTTTATATAACTAATGGCACCAAATTAATGTGACCAATTATATTACTATTATTAATATGATAAATATTAATGAAAAATAGTTTCTTGAAACGAGTATTATTAACTACCACTACACTTTCACTTATGGCTATAGAGCATATGGTTTCATCCAGGATAATGCCTACGCGTGTAGGTGAAAGTTGCTCGGTCTGCACACCTTTCCCCCTTGTCTTCTCCTCCTCACGTCTTCCCCCACCACTGGCGCCATGTCGTTCCCCTTCCACCTTCTCGCCCCGTTCGGCTCCATACATTCTGCACACCTTCCGTCTCGTCTTCTCCTCCTCGCGTCTTCCCCGCCACTGGCGCCACATCGTTCTCCGTCCACCTCCtcacctcgtccgactccataTTTTTTTTGAGATCTCAACTCTTCATGTGCAAGTTGTAGTATCCGGGACTCACGCACCAACTCACACCACAACAAacgcacacacacactcacaaacACACCTAGTGCGCAAATTAGATCTACACCTATACGAAGAGACTGGACGTGGCTAAGAGGTATATGAAGTTGTCACCTTGTCTTCGAACGTAACGAGCACGTCACCCTGACGACGAATGTGGCATATCCACGTCTAAGGTAGCTAAGCCAGGACCAACCATGGGCTCTTGCCATCCAAGCTATGCTCGGTTCTCTCCAGCTCTATATCTAGTGCCCCTAAGCTCGCCCCCGTCTCCACCACCTCTGACCGCTGGTGACGACCACCTTCTTCCCCTTCCCCCTCTCTTGATGCGGCCATGGCAAACTAAGGCGACCTCCTCAACAAAATCCTATGCGGTGATAATGCTTCTTCTCCGGTGGCGGCAACAGTGCTTCTTCTCTAGGGGCGGTGGTGTTTCTTGTCCGGTGGCACCAGCGAATCGACGACCAAGGAAAGCAGCAGCGAGCATCGCGCGATGGATCGGGTGTGCGCGCCGAGCGGCGAATTTGTACGCGCTTGGACGCTAGCATTTCCCAAAATCTTGAGTTCCATATTTGACATCCGAAAGTTCTCAAATAATGGGATCAGATGAAAACAAAGTTTGGAATAAAAAGctataaaatttaaaatttgagggATTTAAAATAAAATTTCAATATGTATTTTTCAGAAATAATTATGCACTTAAAAACATTTTTCCTGATGTCAGCATAACCGGTTGTTTTGGGCTTTCAAAACAACCGGATTCTCGGCCATCGGATCTGTACTAGCTGCCATCTGAGGCGTAGTTTGCTTCCCATTCCCTCTGGCTTTGTCGTAGAacggccgccaccgccgcccaagTCTAGGCCGGTTTGCTCCGCTCGTTGTCGCATAGGTCCCAGGCCGCCACCGCCCAGGCGCAGGCTTCTCCCCGCTCCCTCCTTCACCATAGCTCCTAGGACGCCGCCGCCTAGGCCTAGGTGCGGGTGCGGCCATCCACGGTCGTCGTCCCCGACGCGGACGCCGTCGTTCCCTGCCGGCGTCCCGGTCCCCGGCGGTCGTTCCTGGCGTGGACGCAGGTCGGGCCCCTCCTGTCCAccagtttttttttgaaaattctgaAGAATATGAAGAATCTGTGGAATATAATAGCCTACTTAAAAGCGATTGCAAGAGGTAGTAAAGATATAGTTACTGTAGCCTATCGTGTCTGCTCACTATCAGGTAGATATGGTGGAAGAGCTTCTTTCTGAATGCAAATCATGTATTTTTAGTgtacaaagatttaaaaagtggtCAATGCACATCTCTCGGCAGATGAACTTCTTACTGACAGGTGTGTTAGTAGTTGCTAGAATTAGCATGCTAAAATATTAATTGGACTGAAACAGGCCATAGAGATCAGAAACAAAAAACAACATTAGAGAAAAAGAATCACATATATCTTGGTCTTCATAGCTCCGAAGAAAACACATAAAAGAACTAATTTGGCCAAACACTAAGCCACTCaagtctcaaactttagatacaaACTCTTATCCAGCTGACCAGAAATAGCAAGCAATCAAAATAGGTTGAATTCCATGTTCAGAAGTGAATAACGGCTCACTGAATTATTGGGGTGGTCTAGCAGAGCTTTCAACAGGAAGTAGGTACCCAGAGCTCTGTTTTATTGGAGATCAGCAGCCAAAGCTAGCAGCTGCACAATTGTAGCTACTCACTGTTTGTTCAGTGATCTGTACAGGCTGCCATATATCCAACATCCTTTGTTTTTTGTGGAATTATCCAATTTTCTTATTGCCCTAGGCATACATCATGAGGCAATAATTAGCAGGCTGTACACTTCCTCATTTATCATCAAAGGAAAAAGAAGCAAAAGTTCATGGATTTTTTTACAATTAATTTCAGCATTGTCCATCAGCACACAGCACCTTGACTACAGCTCCTTCAGGCAACACTATACTACTTCAGATAGGATTCATTATAGTATCATGGAAAACATAGCTGAATTGTTTTAAAAGAAATCATAGCTGAATGCATATAGTGATGCATCCTGCAACTCTGAGCCATATATTTTCATACTGACAACTAGAGCACATTTTATTTCAGTGAACCAAATCCAGAGGTCCAAGTTCAGAGAACCAAATTTGTAGAAACTATTACGAACATTTTGCAAGAGCATTGCCAAGTGAGTGAAATCTGAAGTCTTTCCTGTACATGCTATATTGGCAAAGTATTCTGATTCATTGTAATTCTCCTCCCAAACTTTTTTCTTTTAGTAGTCCTCTGAAGAAATAGTCAAATTGTTTCATCATCACAGTGGTTATATTTCGAGGAGGCTATTAGAATCATAGCAGACAGTCCCATCGAAAGGCTATTGTGGTTCCTGTGAAGTTAAAACAAGGTGGACGATCCAAATCTATTTTCTTTATTGCTACTATTATAGATTTTTCATCGCTCGTAACAAGGATAAATAAACTAATGCAGTGACAGTATTTCTTGTTTTCAGTGAATTAATGGACTTAAATGCTATTAAGAGGTTGTTGCAATCTGAAAGACCAAGTGATGAGTACATAGCTGGAGTAAAAGGTTTTATTAAGTTTGCCTACAGTGGAAAAAGGTCTGATGCAAAGATTCAGTGCCCATGTGTCAACAGACGGTTACAAACGTAAGAAACAGTGTATGAGCACTTACTGTGTAATGGAATGCTGCGTGGATACACTAATGGGGTTGTCATGGGGAAACAACATCTTATATCTCTGCTAACAAAGATTTAGAGCCATgttcaaagaaaaacaaagattcAGAGCCAGCACGTCCAAGTTTCAACACTAATATGCAGCAAGTAGTTCAAGAAACCTTTGGATATATAGATACTGAACATCACACAAATGGACCTCATGCATCTGGTTCCCCTGAAGATGGACCAGATGCGGAAACAGAAGCTTTCTTTGATTTGCTTAGGGCTGCTGATGAACCTTTATGGGAAGGATGTGAGCTGTCAAAACTTTCTTTCCTTGTCttattgtttcatgtgaaatcaACCAACAAGTGGAGCAATAAATCAATTAATGATCTACTTCAAATCTTACAGCTAGCTCTCCCAAAAGGTTCAAATATTCCTGCAACATTCGTGGAGGCTCAAAAGATCGTTGCAAAGCTTGGCCTTAAATATGAGAAGATTCATGTATGCCCAAATAATTGTCAGCTCTATTGGAAAGACAAGAAAGATGATGACTTCtgttcaaaatgcaaagcttcaaGATGGAAAAATAAGCCAGATGAAACATCATTGacaaaaaaggaaagaagaaaggcaaCCCCAAACAAGGTATTGCGTTACTTTCCAATCAAACCTAGACTTAAAAGGCTTTTTATGAACAAGGAAACAGCCAAGTTAACTAGATGGCATGATGAGGAGCGTACAAAGGATGGTGCTTTGCGCCATCCTGCTGATTCAGAGGTTTGGAAAATGACTAATTCCCTCCACCCTCACATCGCATCAGATTCTCAAAACATGAGGTTTGGACTAGCAACAGATGGTTTTAACCCATTTGGGAAGTGCAATTCTACCCATAGTTGTTGGCC harbors:
- the LOC136537105 gene encoding uncharacterized protein, giving the protein MAVDNWTINLECDGAPEGERHVKTEMDRDVICYWNLIDLIKDHGYSSVDYLYYKRKDRLVVLEQDTEVMKMLNECESKKIVSLFVTKDRLATLAPTKSNKEPSKSKPKKTKGRGGTKKKKALNLMHTEALYANEVEQRDDENQNTSANGDKEPKKRKGTVLTHVWDLLDGDRIVVRCNKLGPPIGKEGGLLGQFLGTIARNGGYCPVGAKDWRKVKKDYGETIIQFVQTKFLYPHSCEKWIFKSIGRDWRKYKATLKKTLFNPKKKRSVLNKRCPDDIVEAEWKALVGYWKSEEGKTLSEKNKISREMRKTTHTAGTKSYARWSEDMRQADPEKKQPHRAKVYLATHRKRGKGINEPVVQLENLLDTQPELAQNSEGRVAWEGDALHQVLGEEKAGQVHGMGLLPVPKQVYGRKTHHFKDINIVSLDGSSSDVEVHMLEEIRQLKEHSRMQDKVIEELKNNQRHNENQEATMGNCARSDHNNSQNQVLNSKRKRVQCGAPNQNEGFLKHRDELNKETCEFEFSDDDNVLLSGEKCQSDNNDKEVEEAEAHAIFERHLHNDFAPTEFDSCQRSSTTSRIIPKKQKVSMNHTLL